Genomic DNA from Salvia miltiorrhiza cultivar Shanhuang (shh) chromosome 1, IMPLAD_Smil_shh, whole genome shotgun sequence:
AGAACCATTTCGATGTTTTTTGCATATTTTGATTGATTATAATACATGTTGTTGCTTAATTAAATCATCTACTTGAGgttttaatttttgttgagAAAAAGGCAAAATATTGATTAGAGGCCAAGGGTTTATATAAATATGTTGCCTAGCGGTTGCTGGGCAACATTCTTGATCATTCAACGATCACtagatattaaaattttatgaagcCAGCGATCACTGGAAGCTGTCCCAGCGCTCAATTAACTCCAACGAGCACTGGGATGGTCGATTTCAAATCCGTAAaaatcacgtcaaattcttgttaaaatcccTACAAAATCCGTTCAAAATCTGTTTAGAATTCCAAAATACATGAAGAATCAGTGTGAAAtctgtagatttttaaaatctctggattttaaaaatctattaaaatcctgaacgaatacaccccccttaatttggccgaaaaattaCTCCGGATGGACATTGCTATCAATTGAAACATcgttaaattttttgctacaattaaaaagattatcaaaaaatcagattttggtataaagtgggatattttcatgcaatttgccctaaaataaaataagacttttcttatgagtactccctccgtcccacgaatcttgacacgtttgaattcgacacgggaattaaggagttgtaggttcgtgttttaagtgtgtagttaataaaatataaaagcgataaagtaggagatagaaggtaataaaagtgataaagtaggagagagaatataataattattatccaaaatggaaacgtgtcaagattcgtgggacgacccaaaaaggaaaacgtgtcaagattcgtgggacggagggagtaaataagagtaatactcccttcatccattAAATATGATTCCATACTTTTGGGCACAATTATTCAAAAGGagaataattaagaataaaaatgatAGAAAGTGATGGAGCCCATAATTTTTTGTGAAAGAAAGTGATTTTTTTTGGAATGAACCATTATTAAtgagacaaacaaaaaaggaaagtaAGTCATTATTAATTAGACGAATGAAGTAAGATTttaagattttttatttataaatgaaaccTTTGTTTGAATgtaaacaatattttttttataaaattaaataattttttttaaaataataataataagactttatttgaaaatgagagTAATCAAATAACTTGAATCGAATAGCCGGAAAAATCGAATGAGTTGATCCAGTTAATATtcctaacttttttttttttatcggtaaaattaaaattttattaagataaaaagcaaggcaccagggatgccaatcaaaacaagaaggaaagattgaaaccctttgagcaccacatggtgaaagggattctcaactccaaaactttatagacctcattccaactccaaagtctacccttgatctgtaaaacaagtctctcaatatcccaaatctttccttgaaaacgactctcgtttcttttttcccatagtgtccaaaccgttcccacccataacacatttagcaatcttcttcctttcttctttttggcagcagagatgaaggaagtgtaaTGATGGAGAGTACCtctaggatttgccgttttgatgtgtaaccattggaagatttggtcccacaccgctgcagctttcgggcaatgaagaaacagatgttccgtcgtctcctctccagcgacgcaggcgttgcatcctctctcttcccagctaatttgaatttgtcgtcttcttaagttgtcacaggtagccaaacgatttctaagacatctccacgctgtcaccttggctttgtgcgatgttggagcctcccaaaccatagccatctcagccggttgagtttgttgcgcctctctggaagccgccaccaaatcataagccgactttgttgagaatttaccgtccgtagttgccctccaactccatccatcagttaaacctgtagaagggacaaaagcagcaaCATGTCTCAAAAGTTCCTCCACCTGTCCATTCTCTCTTTCCCTCAAATCCCTCATCCAATTCACCGACCACACCCACTCTTCTCCTTCCCAAAACCCACTCTCTCCGACAAGGGCTTTCTTATTCGAGCACAAGTTATACAATCTCGGGAAAGAGAACTTGAGAGGTTTGTTAACAACCCACACGTCCTCCCAGAACATTGTATTCATCCCATCCCCGAGACTGTGTTGAAGGTGATCAATGAACCATCTATCGTCTcttcctccccctttctccacaattttcgcccaccaCCCCAACTACCTACTTCTTCCCACCATCGAGCAATCCCCCTCTTCGCCCTAGACAAGTTCCCCATAAATCGATTTGATCACTCTCGCCCACAAAAATCTGGAGAACAAGGAATTGAGGTTCTTGAGCACAGTCTTGGGAATGAAAGCGTAGGCCAGTTGATATACCGGAATAGATTGAAGCACCGCTTTGACAAGAGTGATCCTCCCTGCCAACGAGAGAGGTCTTTTTCTCCAGCTTGCAATTTTGTTTGAGACTTTATCCACCAAGAACTTCCATTCGCTAACACCATTGCTTCGGCCTCcaattttggttcccaagtaaAGACACGGGAAGTAACCAATCTTGCAATGGAGAAACGAAGCCCATGTCCTCTCGACTGACACATTCACTCCCACCGTCATCAGGCTGCTCTTCGCGAAGTTGACAGCAAGACCCGagacaaaatgaaagagaagcaaCAGACTTTTCAGTGATTCCACATTACGCTCATCAGCCTCTAAAATGAAGATGGTGTCATCCGCGTACTGGAGATGTGTAATCGGCACTTCATCCTTACCAATCTTAACAGGAAACAATAACTGTCGTTCCACTGCTCTCTCAACAAGCGCTTTCAACCCTTCCGCAACAATGAAGAATAAGAAGGGAGACATCGGATCACCCTGTCTCaagcctctctccattttgaaatcTCCCGTTGATGACCCGTTAACAAGGACACTTGCCGTGGCTGACTGTAGACACCCttgaatccatttcctccaaatcCCATCGAAGTTCATTCTATCCAGCAAAGTATCCAAAAAATCCCATTGAACTGAGTCGaaagctttggcaaagtcaatCTTAAAGAATATCCGGCTTCGTCGCTTCTTTTTTGACTCAACAACaacttcattcaaaatgaccGCACCATCGAGAATGAACCGCCCTTTAACGAAAGTGCTTTGATTATCAGAGATGATCGACCCCATCACCTTCGTCAGTCTCCCCGCCAAGATCTTTGCAATGATTTTATACAAGCTGGTAATGAGCGAGATTGGACGAAATTCGTTCAACGAatcagccccttctttcttcggtattAAAACGATGAAAGAAGCATTACCTCCTTTAGGAATTTTACCGTTCGCGTGGAAGTCCTTCAAGACCTGGAGGATATCCTCCTTAACCACATGCCAAGCCGATCTCCAGAATGAAAAGTTAAAGCCATCAGGTCCTGGACTCTTATCGCCAGAGCAGCTCCAGACcgcttctttaacttcttcGGGTTCGAAACCTCTAATCAGCCAATTTCTCTCCTCATCAGAGATTTTCCTTCTCACAAAGTCAATGGGAATAACAGGCATCTGTCTATCTTTCCGCTTGAAAAaggtttcaaaatgatttctcacccTAGCTTTTACCTCTTCCGGTTTGGAGATCCATGAGTTATCAAAGATCAGTCCGCCTATGTCATTCTTCAACCGCCTCCCTTTAATCGCCTTATGGAAGAAGCCAGAATTCACATCTCCCTCCTTAAGCCATTTCAGTTTAGCCTTCTGTTGTAAAGTCATCTGCTTATGCTTCATCTGAAGGGAAATGAGAGCTTGGAGCTCATTTCTCCTGATAACATCCACTTCGCCTAAACAACTCTGCTCGTCAAGCTCATCTTTCTGTTGTAACTCCTTCTTTAATTCGTGAATTTTAGAATCAATCTCACCAAAGGAAGTACGATTCCAAACTTTTAAAGCCTCGCgaagtttcttcaatttctccttaacCACGAAAAAGCTCCATCCCTGACAGTCAGTCCCCGTCCACACTTTCTTTACAACATCTTCAAACTCCGGGTGATTCGTCCAAGCATTTAGGAACCTAAAaggtcttggtccccaatcctccgTTCTAGTAGTGAGAACAATTGGGCAGTGATCCGAGATCGAACGCTGAAGATCGCGTGCAGAACTTCCTTCCCAAGTAAGCATCCAAGTTTCGTTAACAAGGAAACGATCGATCTTGCTCTTGCATTTGCCATTGGGCTTGTACCAAGTGTACTTTCGACCTTGTGTATGAATTTCCTTCAGATCGTTCCCCCTAATAAAATCCTCGAAAAACCTCGCATCCGACGCTCGAAACGTCTCCCCGCTGCCcaccctctcttctcttctcctgactgcgttaaaatctcccaaaatacaCACACTTCGATCCGCATTCTGTTCAACAATAGAACCAATTGCATCCCAGAGAATCCTCTTTTCCTTTGATTCAGTTGGCGCATAAACATTGataatgcaacacaagagaCCGTCCTCCTTGTACCTACCGTTAACAACCACGGCCCCCGGTAAATCCCAAGAACTAGATGCTTCGAACACCTCCCTATTCCATAAACACGCAATTCCCCCAGCTCTCCCCTCAGAGTTCCTGATTGCCTTATCTGTGTTATTAAACCCCCACCAAGAATTACAAAAAACATCACTAAAAGTCTCCATTTTTGTCTCTTGTAAACAACAAATATCAATCTTATGCCCTCTTACAAGTTCCATAATATCTCGCTGTTTCGCAATACTCCTCAAGCCCCTAATGTTGTATGACAGTAAATTCATGGACAATTCATCTGACTCCCAGCATTATTGAAGGAAAGGAAGTTACCTTGCATCTCGATTTGGCGGACAATCACCTCTTCTTCAGTCTGACTTGAAAGACCTAACTTCTTCCCAAAGTCCCAGATTTTCTGACCTGAAATTCCCCCCTCCTCTGTCAAAAGCAACCCTTTTTGTCTCTCCCCAATGTCTTCCTCCTCTGCGGCCTCCTCCTCTCTCCCATTTAGTGGTTCTATTTCAGAGATGAAACGCCCCCAATTCTCCTTCTCTCTCGCtctattcttctttttccctttacctttttttccttttgtgcATCGGTGATCAGACCTTTTGTTGTTGGAAGGCAGCCTAACTTCCCCTGCTTGGGAGCCCGAAGAATCATCCTTTTCGGTCCTAGACACTCCCTCAGAATGGTTGTTTTCTTCTACAAAAACATTCACGTCGAGACTCTCACTGTTATCTTCCAGATCATCAATACCCCCTTGTAGAAGAATGGGttccttttctctcttttctctcacaGCAGGAACCGTGGGCAAGGAAATAGGTACCTCGCAAAGAGTGGCCTGCTCGGCCCTGCAAGAAGACTGGCTTAAAACTGCGGCAGCAATCGCATTCAAAAGCAGTCTCGAGCCTCCCAACGTTGTCTCCTCATGATTGGTAACCTCGACTGACGTATCTGCAATGGTTTGTTGCGAAGGAATCGGagagttcaattcttggagAACTGAGACGTCTTGCGAAGGAATCGAagagttcaattcttggagAACCGAAACGTCTCCATCTTCCACACCGATGCCATCCATCATTCCAATGGTAGCGATAGCCTGATCCATGGATTCCACTCCATCCGACCATCCTGGATCCGATTCCGATTCCGACTCGTCTAAATCCGGTACTCCGAATAAGGACGAGAGTGGGTTATCCTGAATTTCTTCAATGCGAAGTGTGAAACTAGCTCCATCAATGCAGCACTCCACTACTTGCTCAATGGATTTGAGACCTGTAGAGATTTGGATCAAAGCTTCGTctaatttctctctttctttcgtGAGTTCGTGAATTTTCAAAACCCGCCCAAATTTTGCCGTCACCGAATCAAAGAAACGAGAGTTCCATGCATGAAGCGGGATCCTAATCCATTTCGTCCAAATAGATCGCTGCTGGTGAACATCCacgaagttccatttcctcttccaAAGAAACCAGAAGTCACTCCATTCATCTAACTCCGTGAGAACTTCTTGTGTTGGCAGTTCGCAAATACTTCGGATGAGCACCAAACTTCCCCCCATCGTCGAAACTTTCAGTTTCCCGGCACATTCGCTGTTGATTTCTTCTTTGATTTCATCCCAGAAGAAATCATCTTTGATGAAACCTGTGAATGTTCCTTCAAGCCACTTTGAATCCTCCTCCGAAGTTTTGAATTGTAGCTTTTCTCTTGTGCTGGATTCTCCTTCAGAGACTCCAGTGAGAACTTCTTTAAAGGAAACTCCCGGCTTCTTCTTTGCAGAATCCAAAAAATGGAAGTAGTCTGGTTTCTTTCCAATATCTCTTTTGGCGTCGAACCCCTTTTTTTCTGCATCCCTCACCACCCTCTCAAACCTTGGTTTAAAAACTCTAATTTTGTAGCTTCCAATCCAAAGTTGATTCAACTGTTCAAGCAAACCTTCCGTATCCTCGACACCTTCGAATCGGACAAAGCCGAAAGGCTTCccttttttatctctcttattGGGACAGAAAATGTCAGTCGGAACGCGGACGGCACCAAACTTCCTTCTTAAGAAATCAAAGCTGCAATGTTCGGGGATGTtattgaagaagaaggtgaCTCTCTGTGATCTCGGAGGAGGTTTAACCTCTCCAGTGGATCGACCAGCTCCAGTCCTCCAAGTCTTCGGCTGTCTATGAAAGTTATTGCTCCGTTGATACACCTCATTGCCTTCTGCTCTGGTCCTCTCGTGCCCCCTTCTCCTCACCACCCTCCAAACCTCCTCGCGACTCATGCTCTCCGGTCAATGAAATAGGAAAAAACTCTCAACCAAGCAACTTCAAGTAACACCACAATAAATTCAACTCAACAGCCACTGGTCAGttcaaaaacattcaaggtaaTCCATTATTGcaaatatccattccagtaaGCATTCAAATCCAAGGAAAATAAGTTTGAAGAAGATGAATCCGTAAACTGCCTCTATTCGAAGTGTTGTGAAATCCAAATCCCAAACTCCAAACCAAACGCCAATTTCATAGTAGAGAAGAGACTACGATAAGGATGAAGGACGGCACAACGACAGAGCTTTCAACCATTACTAGATAGCTTACATTGGCGTCGGAACTTGGGTACAGTGACAGCAGAGGCCCTGGCCAGAGCGGGAGAAATCGGCCGAGAGAGACTGCAGGCGTTGAGATAGGTGGCTGGTTGGCGAGATTCAGAGCATAGCGTCGTGACTACCGGCGTTGACCGATCTTGCGCAGAGGTGGGATGTCTGCTGGGAGAATTGCACTCTGCGTCGGCGGCTCCGGTGGCTGCGACTGCAGCTACGACTCTGTCTCCTAAGCGTCGGAGGTCTGCTGGGAGCCGGTCTGCTGGGTGGAGGAGGAGCGGCGCCGATCGATCTGCTGGGTGGCGGAGGAGAGGCGTCGGTCTGCTGCCTCAAAATTTGTTCAATGGGAGCCGGTCTGCTGGGTGGAGGAGGAGCGGCGCCGATCGATCTGCTGGGTGGCGGAGGAGAGGCGCCGGTCTGCTGCTGCCTCAAATCTGCACGACTGCAGATCTGCTGGAAGCCGATATGGTGGATGGCGGTGGAGCTCCGCTGGGAGAAAACCGATCTGGTGGATGGCGGAGGAACTCGCGAGGAGACAGAttgggcgagagagagagatcgcgGTCAACTATCTCCAAATCACGATCAGATCTCTCTCTGCTTGCAGGCTGCGTGCAGATCGTCTCTCTGCGGTGGCTGGGTGTGTGCCGATCGCctctctgctgctgctgctcggagGCAGCGGAAAGAGTCAGGTGACGAGGCGGCGAGGCTCAGAGGTGCGGCGGCTCGACGACTATAGTCTCAGAAATGTATCATACCACACCCTCGTACAACTCATTAGTTAATATTCCTAACTGTAGTATATAAAAAACCcacaatttttattgttatttgtcCAGGCCATGGTTTGATTTGGGGCGGCGTAGAATTCAACTTTCTAGAATTTATCAAACACTTGATTCTGTATATAATCCAATTGGAAATTAACACAACTTAATTCTTTTAATATGTTTATCGAAATCACAAGACTTGTAGCCCTATTAATTTGTCAATCTCGTCATGGTTTAGTcccattattttcaaaatcacaaaatttattataaactttataaaataaattttttaatagtaAGAGTCAACACAAAATTTATGGTATAATGAAtaaaacattgatttttgaaatcAAAGATTTTTGGTTCGATTCTGAACTTAAGCATTCTATGCCGTCATATTTCATCCGCCGGTCTTTGAAACTGGTGTTTAATTAGTGGACTAGAGGGTGGTGCGGGCTGCGGCAATTGCGGGCCGATGGACACGGGCACCAGCAACATGGGAGAGGCGGTCTGGAGGGCGGTTGAAGGGTGCGGCGCGGGCTATGGCAATTGCGGGTCGACGGGGAGGCGAACGAAGGcgcagaaagagagagagagagagagagagagagagttgttaGGGTTTGGCCTGGACTGATGTTTAATTAGTGGAATGGGGCCTAGTgctaataaaaaattacatgattaattttttatttaatagggTATGAGATATTACTAGTGAGACGTTCTAATATAATAATTGGGACATTActtatgggacggagagagtaatatttaAATTGTGAGAGAACATTAAAGATGGAGAGAGTAGGATGGAGAAAatgtaaaaaattgaattataggAGAGAGAAAACTTGGGAAAAATAACTACTgcaactgtgttttcatatattatacCCTTTCGTCCataatatcgtttccactttgtagacagcacgggttttaagaaagtgatGAATAGTAGTTGATAGTAATGagtattattgtgagtggagtttgagtccCACTACAGTTGTGAGTGAAAATTTGTGAACTATATTGCTATAAattaaagtgaaaataatattGTGAAATGACTAAAATGATAAAAGTAGAAACGATATTGTTGATAAAGAgagtatatattaatttagCCCTTGGCCCACGCTCATATATGAGACCGTCTCATACAAGTGTGCCTCTAAACTAGAAAACTATAAATATCCaacataaattataataaaaatataaaaacacaaggctattttttaatgtaatatCCTCTcataaaatcttttttttttcaattgtcaATAACCCTTTTTTGTAGCCTAAAATACTGGTGACTTGCTTGCAGAGTGCTTGATTACAATGAATACGCAATGTTTAGAATTCAAATGATAGAAGAACATTCATATAAACAAACAAACGTATACTAATACGACTACATCTTATAAAACGTGCATTGTATTTATATGAATGATACATTTTGCAACTAAACTAAGAATAGCTTACTCCCAGTTTACAAAAAGCAAGTTAGGGCACGCAATTAAATCAAACATACcctaataattaataatcaagAAATAATCGCAGGAATACCTTCCAACATCACCACCAACCTGCTGCTGTGTCATCTTCATCTTGTTACACGTCGTCTTCGTTATTCTAATTTGACATTGCCACTTCAATTCCAAATATAAATAGATAATGAGAAATTTAGATCAATATAGGTAAATAAATGCAAACAAAATAGTAATTCATGTGTGTCTTGGTTCTATCAATCCGTGTGTAGCTGGTCAGAAATCATTATGGATGGTGATTTGTGACTGGAAACCTAGAAAAGAATTGAATCAAGTATTTTGGGATAGTgagatattttaattaagtggGTATAATAAAATGACAGGAATAGCCTTGGTTTTTTAAGAATAATGAGAAGGTGGTGTGTTTTTATATATAGAGAAAGAAGTAGAGAAGATTTGAAGCGCAAATGAGGTGAACCAACCATGGATAATAGCCTCTCCGCAAAATGGTGGGAAACACAAAAATTAGTGTATGTTTTAGGGAAATATACGGAAAAAGGAGAAAGGCAGAGTAACCGCTGCATGCATATGCATTGGCCCCATATCTCTCTCTAAACCAATAACTAAGTTATAGATCCAACCCACCCCCCTAATACCTAGAAAGCTTCCCTCTTAGAAAGGAATCCATACAATGGGCAGCTGCTGCTCCCGGAGCTCCGAAGAAGATGCTCCGGCAGAGCCAACTCACGACGGCGCAGAGGGAGCAGCCACAGCCACCACCCCGCCCCGGCCCCAGACGCACCCGTCCCCATCCAAGAACGCCCCCATAGGCCCTGTCCTCGGCCGCCCCATGGAGGACGTCCGCAACAGCTACACCATGGGCAAGGAGCTGGGCCGCGGCCAGTTCGGCGTGACCCACCTCTGCACCAACAAGCACACCGGCGAGCAGTTTGCGTGCAAGACCATCGCCAAGCGCAAGCTGGCCAACAACGAGGACGTGGAGGATGTCCGGCGTGAGGTGCAGATCATGCACCATCTCACCGGCCAGCCCAACATCGTCCAGCTCAGGGGTGCCTACGAGGACAAGCACTCCGTCCACCTCGTCATGGAGCTCTGCGCCGGGGGCGAGCTCTTCGACCGCATCATCTCCAAGGGCCACTACACCGAGCGCGCCGCTGCCTCCCTCCTCCGCACCATCGTCCAGATTGTCCACACCTGCCACTCCATGGGGGTCATCCACAGGGATCTCAAGCCTGAGAACTTCCTCTTGCTCAGTAAGGATGAGGATGCGCCGCTCAAGGCCACCGACTTCGGCCTCTCCGTCTTCTACAAAGAAGGGGAGATCTTCAAAGACATCGTCGGCAGCGCCTATTACATTGCGCCCGAAGTTCTCAAGAGAAGATACGGCCCCGAGGCAGATATTTGGAGCGTTGGCGTAATGTTGTACATTCTTCTATCAGGAGTTCCTCCTTTCTGGGCAGGTAATGCTATTTCTATGCTCTTCTCCTCAACCATCTCCATTTCtatctccatctccatctcaTCTCCATCATTATACAGAATCTGAGAACGGAATCTTCAACGCCATTCTACGCGGACATGTCGATTTCACCTGTGATCCATGGCCTAACCTTTCCAATGGAGCAAAGGACCTTATCAAGAAGATGCTCAACTCGGATCCCAGGCAACGCCTTTCAGCATTCCAAGTGCTAAGTATATACATTCCCACTATACATTTACATAATTATAAATGCTTCTCTTCTCAAATCTCAACTGCGTCTTGTGTCTTATTTCAAGATCATCCATGGATCAAGGAGGATGGAGAGGCTCCTGACACTCCTCTTGACAACGCTGTTCTCGACAGACTCAAGCAGTTCAAAGCCATGAACCAGTTCAAAAAAGTCGCGCTCCGGGTACTCAGATTAAAGTGTCTCATATAACAATTTTCAAATCTCTCTACTAGTCTTTTTTGGTGATATACCTTTCTTGGATGAGCAGGTCATCGCAGGCTGCCTGTCGGAGGAAGAAATCATGGGACTGAAAGAGATGTTCAAGGGAATGGATACAGACAACAGTGGAACCATAACACTCGAAGAGTTAAAGAAAGGATTGTCCAAACAAGGCACAAAGCTGTCCGAATATGAAGTGCAGCAGTTGATGGAAGCTGTAAGTTTAAGAGGGACTAACATACCATGGTTCTTGATTTTGTGTCATCCATCACTCATGATTAGTTGCTAACGCCTTTTCAACTACCAATGAATACCAGGCCGATGCTGATGGTAACGGCACCATAGACTACGAAGAATTCATCACAGCAACGATGCACATGAACAGAATGGACAGAGAAGAGCATCTCTACACAGCATTCCAGTACTTTGATAAAGACAACAGCGGGTACCATGTTATGAGACtagtttttttaattaacaCATGTTCCATGCATGAACAAAGGGCTAAACCTAACACCTCTAATATTATATTGTAATAAGGTATATTACCATAGAAGAGCTGGAGCAGGCTCTCCGTGAATTCGGCATGGATAACGGGAAGGACATAAAGGAACTCATACAAGAAATCGATGCTGATAACGTAAATAAAGCACAAACCCtccatcatcaacatcatcactaTGCATTGCAACATGCTAATTTACCCCATAAATATTTGCAGGATGGGCGGATCAACTATGATGAGTTTGCGGCCATGATGAGGAAAGGTAATCCAGAGGCAGCAGCGAATCCCAAGAAACGGAGAAACAGCATCTTCACTTGATAGCTATGGAAAATGTTGAGCTTAAAAGAGATGAAAGGTCATTTTCAACTAAATATATAAAGTCAAGCACTTTACACAGACTTGTCTACAGAATGGGGAGATACTAATGGAACACGATCTTTTTCACAAACTTTTGCTAAAGTTTTTCTACAACAGAGGTTCCTTGAGATTAAGGACCATTCATTGAGAGGCAAATAACATTCCATACatagatttgaaaaaaaaaagaaaaaagaatacaCCCATTTATACACACTTATCGCAGTCGGGTTATGGATCTCTCTAAGTTGAAAATAGAAATGGGGGAAGGGGGAGAGATATGTACATATATGCATTTGTTTTTGTATGTATAGTGAAACCAAAACTATTTTATAGAAgtccaacttttttttttcttttttagataaTTACGTTAAATTTTGCAGATGCATAATGTTGGTTAATGGTAGCTGTCCTTAAGACAGTCGTTGAACATAGATACTGAATTAGGATTGTGTAAAATATCTTTATAATGACATTAAGAATAGGTTCTTGAAGCAAAGATCTGCCAAATTTCTCATGCATAATTCCATCAACAAGTAAAGAATGTGAAATAGCACCCGATTGGCTGATATTACCAGTTGCCTTTCTCGTCAGAGCAATTTACCAATACTCTTGCACAACTTGGTATGAACATTAATAGCAGATAAACATACCTTAACACCTTACTAGAACAAGCTGCACAGATGGAGATGTACATGGAAATTGCCGCAGCCGGTCCATCAAGCTCGAGTCATTGATAAGTGCATGAAAAGCCAGTGCAATCACGAGTTCCTGAAGTCCACAGGCAGAAACCAGTAGATACCTAACAAACTCGAATTGAGGCTCAAATACCTTGCAATGTTTACCTTCCTAAGGCGATTCAAATAATGATCCGGTGTCTCTTGGGCTCGCATGAATTTTAAAAACAGATTCCAcagttttacatgcatataacTTCATGAAACAGGAATCATGAAATGAAATTAGCACACTCATTATAGCTTAACAAagtagtacttttttttttttggaaaaggTAAACATAGCGTTGCAGAAGAATTACTTACAGAAACTAGAAACATCTGTAAGTGCAGTGAATTCTTACTAAATGAAGAGCACAAGCAACCTCCTTAACACTATCCAAGGACACGAACTTCTTAAGTACTTTGAGAGTGTTTAAACTGTCAGGAAACTGACTGAATCCTCCTGCACCCACAAATATGgcacaaacaaaaaaaaattccaacgGCGTGTGCTCAAAGTCTAGTTAAACAAAAGAACAACATGTGACCTCCAGTATGCGTGGTGCAGATGCAGTTTCTCCA
This window encodes:
- the LOC131016647 gene encoding calcium-dependent protein kinase 17-like, with the translated sequence MGSCCSRSSEEDAPAEPTHDGAEGAATATTPPRPQTHPSPSKNAPIGPVLGRPMEDVRNSYTMGKELGRGQFGVTHLCTNKHTGEQFACKTIAKRKLANNEDVEDVRREVQIMHHLTGQPNIVQLRGAYEDKHSVHLVMELCAGGELFDRIISKGHYTERAAASLLRTIVQIVHTCHSMGVIHRDLKPENFLLLSKDEDAPLKATDFGLSVFYKEGEIFKDIVGSAYYIAPEVLKRRYGPEADIWSVGVMLYILLSGVPPFWAESENGIFNAILRGHVDFTCDPWPNLSNGAKDLIKKMLNSDPRQRLSAFQVLNHPWIKEDGEAPDTPLDNAVLDRLKQFKAMNQFKKVALRVIAGCLSEEEIMGLKEMFKGMDTDNSGTITLEELKKGLSKQGTKLSEYEVQQLMEAADADGNGTIDYEEFITATMHMNRMDREEHLYTAFQYFDKDNSGYITIEELEQALREFGMDNGKDIKELIQEIDADNDGRINYDEFAAMMRKGNPEAAANPKKRRNSIFT